The Oscillospiraceae bacterium genome has a segment encoding these proteins:
- a CDS encoding VCBS repeat-containing protein: MKAIKILIPMLCIALLFSGCGGFHLASSIDDLISPVAPAGADASVQSAMDAYCKGGYSVKIPAAGKYTTSYIFYDFDDDGQKEALAFYEPNDALGKIDMAVLEQSGENWQVIANIQGEGTDVYSVDFCDVNGDGKTEFLISWNMISYSTSHLMSVYKMTGSGQESKLTALAEPMQYSAYIPADLNNDGVQEVLFFSADQMKSLSASAALYSYKGDKQTLLGETRVDGHVSAYRKLQVGKADGKPAVYADAVKSDGASMLTELICWSDYYDSIVSPFYSYNTGLTADTGRDVMVPCVDMNGDGLLEIPTDAKLKGLPTQVRGVDWCKYKSSVLVHTGYSLAVQEDGYQMVLPDKQFKSVTVSYADKSHTLTVKSKTDKKTAFEVLPVLQTQYDANPGNYKDYTELLREGGYVYLAKCGNSAAFAVTADTLKDWIITF, from the coding sequence GTGAAAGCGATTAAAATTTTAATTCCGATGTTGTGCATTGCTCTGCTGTTTTCCGGTTGCGGCGGATTTCATTTGGCGTCTTCCATAGATGATCTGATTTCGCCTGTGGCGCCTGCCGGGGCGGACGCCAGCGTCCAAAGTGCTATGGATGCCTATTGTAAAGGCGGCTATTCTGTAAAGATCCCCGCGGCGGGTAAGTATACCACTTCTTATATTTTCTATGACTTTGATGATGACGGTCAAAAGGAGGCTCTGGCATTTTATGAGCCCAATGACGCTCTTGGCAAGATTGATATGGCCGTGTTGGAGCAAAGCGGGGAAAATTGGCAGGTAATTGCCAATATTCAAGGCGAAGGCACGGATGTGTACAGCGTGGATTTCTGTGATGTGAACGGCGACGGCAAAACGGAATTTCTGATCTCTTGGAATATGATCAGCTACTCTACCAGCCACTTGATGTCTGTGTATAAAATGACCGGTTCGGGCCAGGAATCGAAATTGACGGCTTTAGCCGAGCCGATGCAGTACAGTGCTTATATTCCTGCAGATCTGAACAATGACGGCGTGCAGGAGGTTCTGTTCTTCTCGGCGGATCAAATGAAGTCCCTTTCCGCCAGCGCGGCGCTGTACTCCTACAAAGGAGACAAGCAGACCTTGTTAGGCGAGACCCGCGTGGACGGGCATGTGAGCGCCTATCGCAAGCTACAGGTGGGCAAAGCAGACGGCAAGCCGGCTGTGTATGCGGACGCGGTAAAATCAGATGGGGCGTCTATGCTCACAGAGCTGATTTGTTGGAGCGATTATTATGACTCCATCGTTTCCCCGTTTTACAGCTACAACACAGGCCTGACGGCGGATACCGGCCGGGATGTGATGGTGCCTTGTGTGGATATGAACGGCGACGGTTTGCTGGAAATTCCAACGGACGCCAAATTGAAAGGTCTGCCGACGCAGGTGCGCGGCGTAGACTGGTGCAAATACAAAAGCTCCGTGCTGGTTCACACCGGGTACTCCCTGGCAGTACAGGAGGACGGCTATCAAATGGTGCTGCCGGATAAGCAATTTAAGTCCGTAACTGTCAGCTATGCTGACAAGAGCCACACATTGACGGTGAAGTCCAAGACGGACAAAAAGACTGCCTTTGAAGTGTTGCCGGTGCTTCAAACACAGTATGACGCCAACCCGGGCAACTATAAGGATTATACCGAACTCTTGCGAGAGGGCGGTTATGTATATTTGGCAAAGTGCGGCAATTCGGCGGCTTTTGCCGTAACCGCAGACACACTGAAAGACTGGATCATTACCTTTTAA
- a CDS encoding response regulator transcription factor, with protein MKKVLVAEDEESIREFIVINLTRSGYTVEQAENGAVALEKFAKDESGFDVAILDIMMPEVDGLAVCKQLRAKSSDLGIIMLSAKTQEMDKITGLMFGADDYVTKPFSPSELMARVDAVYRRVEMTRGFRKNDTTGDTVVLDEFELNLRNRTLSKNGSNIELTQVEFQIIEYFFKNPNAALTRTDILKTVWGNNYFGDDKIVDVNIRRLRMKVEDDPSNPVYLTTIWGLGYKWVTKNN; from the coding sequence ATGAAGAAAGTACTGGTTGCAGAGGACGAGGAGTCCATTCGCGAATTTATTGTCATCAATCTGACCCGCAGCGGTTATACTGTGGAACAGGCGGAGAACGGCGCCGTGGCGCTGGAAAAGTTTGCAAAGGATGAAAGCGGCTTTGATGTGGCGATCCTGGACATTATGATGCCGGAGGTGGACGGTTTGGCTGTGTGCAAGCAGCTACGCGCCAAATCCTCAGACTTGGGCATCATTATGCTTAGCGCCAAGACGCAGGAGATGGACAAAATCACCGGGTTGATGTTCGGCGCCGATGATTATGTGACCAAGCCCTTTTCTCCCAGTGAGCTGATGGCGCGGGTAGATGCCGTTTATCGCCGGGTGGAGATGACCCGGGGCTTTCGCAAGAACGACACCACCGGGGACACGGTTGTGCTGGACGAGTTTGAGCTCAACCTACGCAATCGCACCCTGTCTAAGAACGGCTCCAACATTGAGCTGACCCAGGTAGAGTTCCAAATCATTGAATACTTCTTTAAGAACCCCAACGCTGCGCTGACCCGCACGGATATTCTTAAGACCGTATGGGGCAACAACTACTTTGGTGATGACAAGATTGTGGATGTGAACATTCGCCGCCTGCGCATGAAGGTGGAGGATGATCCATCCAATCCGGTATACCTGACCACCATTTGGGGCCTGGGTTACAAGTGGGTCACCAAAAATAACTAA
- a CDS encoding HAMP domain-containing histidine kinase — protein MEEKWLKKLHTAGRLKELRMQGITKRWVINILGVIALFFVIVFVVSAFTIRAYYYNAVESILNSGASTTATNYFSGRLDGGSSLEASAADFIDSFSYRDKTTIWIINNAGGVVTSSSGFAVEKVRMPDYEEALAGDTGRARYVGHITDNGEKCMAVTRIIYSGDGEPMGAVRVISSLEMIDRQISTIVLLIFLALVLIFAVILYSNLFFIRSIIIPVQEINQTTKKISQGDYSVRIEKKYNDEIGDLSDSINQMAEDISATDKMKNDFISTISHELRTPLTSIKGWGETLAFAENDNEDEITRKGLQVIVHEAGRLEGFVEELLDFSRLQSGRMKLRLAPTDIFAELDETVFTFRERAMREGIELKYSIPDLPAPANADANRLKQVFMNILDNALKYSRAPAKIFVKAEFAKKGGQDYVKIAVADQGCGISKENLPHVKEKFYKANMSVRGSGIGLAVTNELVELHGGTLEIDSEEGTGTLVTIYLPINSAPSKKDLAQQPQTAETREVDQSMELRGNNANAGEKNA, from the coding sequence ATGGAAGAGAAATGGCTGAAAAAATTACATACAGCCGGGAGACTGAAAGAACTGCGGATGCAGGGTATCACAAAGCGGTGGGTGATCAATATTTTAGGTGTGATCGCCCTTTTCTTTGTGATCGTTTTTGTGGTTTCCGCTTTTACCATTCGCGCATACTATTATAATGCAGTTGAAAGTATCTTAAATTCCGGTGCGTCCACCACGGCCACCAATTACTTTTCCGGCCGACTGGACGGCGGCAGTTCCTTAGAGGCATCAGCTGCGGATTTTATTGACAGCTTCAGCTACCGGGACAAGACCACCATTTGGATCATTAACAATGCCGGCGGCGTAGTGACCTCCTCCAGCGGTTTTGCGGTAGAAAAGGTGCGTATGCCGGACTATGAGGAGGCCCTGGCCGGTGATACAGGGCGTGCACGATATGTAGGGCACATTACCGATAACGGCGAAAAATGCATGGCAGTCACACGCATTATTTACAGCGGCGACGGCGAGCCGATGGGCGCCGTGCGGGTCATCAGTTCTTTGGAGATGATCGACCGTCAGATCAGCACCATTGTTCTGCTGATTTTTTTGGCTTTGGTGCTGATCTTTGCGGTGATTTTGTACTCCAACCTGTTCTTTATCCGTTCCATTATTATCCCGGTGCAGGAGATCAACCAAACCACTAAGAAGATCTCGCAAGGGGACTACTCCGTTCGTATTGAGAAGAAATATAATGATGAAATCGGCGATCTGTCGGACTCCATCAACCAAATGGCGGAGGATATTTCTGCAACGGATAAAATGAAAAATGACTTTATTTCTACCATTTCTCACGAGCTGCGCACGCCGCTGACTTCCATTAAAGGCTGGGGCGAAACACTGGCGTTTGCAGAGAATGATAATGAGGACGAGATCACCCGCAAGGGACTGCAAGTGATCGTCCACGAGGCCGGGCGACTGGAGGGATTTGTAGAGGAGCTGCTGGACTTTAGCCGTCTGCAAAGCGGGCGCATGAAGCTGCGCCTGGCGCCTACGGATATCTTTGCCGAGCTGGATGAAACCGTTTTCACCTTCCGTGAGCGCGCCATGCGCGAAGGGATTGAGTTAAAATACAGCATTCCCGATCTGCCGGCTCCGGCCAATGCAGACGCCAACCGGTTAAAGCAAGTGTTCATGAACATTTTGGATAACGCTTTAAAGTATTCCAGAGCGCCTGCTAAGATATTTGTAAAGGCAGAATTTGCCAAAAAAGGCGGTCAGGATTATGTTAAAATCGCCGTTGCGGATCAGGGGTGCGGCATTTCCAAGGAAAATCTGCCCCATGTGAAAGAAAAATTCTATAAGGCAAATATGTCCGTGCGTGGATCCGGGATCGGACTAGCTGTCACCAATGAACTGGTGGAGCTGCACGGCGGCACCCTGGAGATCGACAGTGAGGAGGGCACCGGCACGCTGGTGACCATTTACCTGCCCATCAACAGTGCCCCCAGCAAAAAGGACTTAGCGCAGCAGCCCCAAACGGCAGAGACCAGAGAAGTGGATCAAAGTATGGAATTGAGAGGAAACAACGCCAATGCAGGAGAAAAAAACGCATAA
- a CDS encoding DUF1385 domain-containing protein produces the protein MQEKKTHKTSVGGQALIEGIMMQGPKGMATAVRKPDGDILTEYHEFHRLREKYKFLGWPLIRGAVNFFESMVIGYKTLMYSAEVSGMEEVEEEEMSKFERWLTDKLGDKLMKVLTGVASVLGFALAFLIFFYLPVLLFNVLNKHFDGTLTPAQGTIEGVTKIIIFVVYIALVSRMKDIRRTFMYHGAEHKSIACYESGLDLTVENVKKMTRFHPRCGTSFIFVMLIFSVIFYSVLAKCFPVIATQRVLWMLLKLVFLPILMGLGYEFIRYAGKHDNLFVKIVSAPGLWMQRLTTREPDDSMMEVGIAALKAVITDNPEDDEIK, from the coding sequence ATGCAGGAGAAAAAAACGCATAAAACATCGGTAGGTGGCCAGGCACTGATTGAGGGCATTATGATGCAAGGCCCCAAAGGTATGGCTACTGCCGTGCGCAAGCCGGACGGCGATATATTAACCGAATACCACGAATTCCACCGTCTGCGAGAGAAATATAAGTTTCTGGGTTGGCCGCTGATACGCGGCGCCGTGAACTTTTTTGAATCTATGGTGATCGGATACAAGACCCTGATGTACTCCGCTGAGGTCTCCGGTATGGAGGAAGTGGAGGAGGAAGAAATGAGCAAGTTTGAGCGCTGGCTGACGGACAAGTTGGGCGACAAACTGATGAAAGTGCTCACCGGTGTAGCGTCCGTGCTGGGCTTTGCACTGGCATTTTTGATCTTCTTCTATCTGCCGGTATTGCTGTTTAATGTGCTAAACAAACACTTTGACGGCACGCTCACTCCGGCCCAAGGTACAATTGAGGGCGTAACGAAAATTATCATTTTTGTTGTGTATATTGCGCTTGTCAGCCGAATGAAAGACATTCGCCGTACTTTTATGTACCACGGTGCAGAGCACAAAAGCATTGCCTGTTATGAGTCCGGGCTGGATTTGACGGTGGAGAATGTGAAGAAAATGACCCGCTTCCACCCGCGGTGCGGCACCTCGTTTATTTTTGTAATGCTGATTTTCAGCGTGATTTTTTATTCTGTTTTAGCCAAGTGTTTTCCGGTGATCGCTACCCAGCGGGTGCTGTGGATGCTGCTGAAATTGGTGTTTTTGCCGATTTTAATGGGGCTTGGCTATGAATTTATCCGCTATGCCGGTAAGCACGATAATTTGTTCGTCAAGATTGTCAGTGCACCGGGCCTTTGGATGCAGCGACTGACCACTCGGGAGCCGGACGACTCTATGATGGAGGTGGGCATCGCCGCACTTAAGGCTGTAATCACCGATAACCCGGAGGATGATGAAATCAAGTGA
- the prmC gene encoding peptide chain release factor N(5)-glutamine methyltransferase encodes MYFLGANGVDEEEFKAKCLVCHLAKIANRDYHSHLGDLVSQKKLADGLWQLKSGTPLQYVLGEWDFLDSTFAVGPGVLIPRPETEELAQLAIEQVKNAGSAPVVWDLCAGSGCIGISIAKACPGASVYCVEKSTDAFAYLQKNAMPVANVRPVLADISGDLTALPKPQVLVSNPPYIPAAVLPTLQPEVLKEPMMALDGGTDGLDFYRLIAEKIVPTLASGTQLLLEIGDEQGRAVQNLFTTCKNVQVRQDIYGKDRILIATVA; translated from the coding sequence GTGTATTTTTTAGGCGCCAACGGCGTAGATGAAGAAGAATTCAAGGCCAAGTGCCTGGTGTGTCATTTGGCAAAGATCGCCAACCGGGACTACCACAGCCACCTAGGCGACCTGGTGAGCCAAAAAAAGCTGGCGGACGGCCTGTGGCAACTGAAAAGCGGCACACCGTTGCAATATGTGCTGGGGGAGTGGGACTTTTTAGACAGCACCTTTGCCGTGGGTCCAGGGGTACTGATCCCCCGGCCGGAAACGGAAGAACTGGCGCAGTTGGCTATTGAACAGGTCAAAAATGCAGGGTCGGCGCCTGTTGTATGGGACCTTTGCGCCGGCAGCGGCTGCATTGGGATCAGCATCGCCAAGGCCTGTCCCGGTGCCAGTGTCTACTGTGTGGAAAAGTCGACAGACGCCTTCGCTTATCTGCAAAAGAACGCCATGCCTGTTGCCAATGTACGCCCTGTACTGGCTGATATCAGCGGCGATTTGACTGCGCTGCCCAAACCGCAGGTGCTGGTATCCAACCCGCCGTACATTCCTGCTGCTGTGCTGCCTACCTTACAGCCGGAGGTGCTAAAGGAACCGATGATGGCACTGGATGGCGGCACGGACGGACTGGACTTTTACCGCCTGATTGCTGAAAAGATCGTGCCAACACTGGCCAGCGGCACGCAGCTGCTTTTGGAGATCGGCGACGAGCAGGGCAGGGCGGTGCAAAACCTGTTTACCACCTGCAAAAATGTGCAGGTTAGGCAAGACATTTACGGCAAAGATCGTATATTAATCGCCACCGTTGCGTAA
- a CDS encoding site-2 protease family protein, protein MLSILSYLRQGEYLLALISILSSCFVVFCCLPVHELAHGWVAYKLGDTTAKDEGRLTFNPLAHLNPIGTIMIFLFGIGYARPVPVNPNRFKHPKSGMALVSLAGPIANLLMGFIFNFIYIAIYSKAPGADGFLGAVEYFLYFAAWINVSLAVFNLIPIPPLDGSKVLAAVLPYKAYNKYMRYEQYIMIALMILLFVGALDGVISTLSTAMMKFISIIPALIFLR, encoded by the coding sequence ATGCTTTCTATTCTTTCTTATTTGCGCCAGGGTGAGTACCTGCTGGCGCTGATTTCTATTCTTTCCAGCTGCTTTGTGGTGTTTTGCTGTTTACCTGTGCACGAGTTGGCACACGGGTGGGTGGCATATAAGTTGGGAGATACCACCGCCAAGGACGAGGGACGGTTGACCTTTAATCCTTTGGCCCACCTAAACCCCATCGGCACCATTATGATCTTTCTCTTTGGGATTGGTTATGCTCGCCCGGTGCCGGTGAATCCCAATCGTTTTAAGCATCCCAAAAGCGGTATGGCGCTGGTGTCCCTGGCCGGACCCATTGCCAATCTGCTGATGGGCTTTATCTTCAATTTTATTTATATCGCTATTTACAGCAAAGCACCCGGTGCCGATGGCTTTTTGGGTGCCGTAGAGTATTTTCTTTATTTTGCGGCCTGGATCAATGTGTCTTTGGCAGTCTTTAATTTGATCCCCATTCCGCCTCTGGACGGTTCCAAGGTGCTGGCGGCTGTGCTGCCTTATAAGGCATACAACAAATATATGCGCTATGAGCAATATATCATGATCGCACTGATGATTCTACTGTTTGTTGGCGCGCTGGACGGCGTGATCTCCACTTTAAGTACGGCGATGATGAAGTTTATTTCCATTATCCCGGCGCTAATCTTTTTGAGGTAA
- a CDS encoding segregation/condensation protein A — MEQPSYKLEIFEGPMDLLLHLISKHKLNINDIPIIELVNQYLDYVRKMQEEDFDIAGEFLEMAARLIYIKTVSLLPRHEEAETLKKELTGELIEYRDCKLMAKELSAHTDGFDRYVRTPQEGYVNYAYERFHEGEELLQAYINAAGRAQRKLPPPLDSFKVIVARKFVNVASKVQTVLRKLWNGKKVRFLSLFQDAQTRSDMVATFLAVLELAKTKKITIDGTMEDPDVQIINEVNTVE, encoded by the coding sequence ATGGAACAACCAAGTTATAAACTGGAGATTTTTGAGGGCCCGATGGATTTGCTCCTTCACTTGATCTCTAAGCATAAACTGAATATTAACGACATTCCTATTATTGAGCTTGTAAATCAATATTTGGATTATGTGCGAAAAATGCAGGAGGAGGATTTTGACATCGCCGGCGAATTTCTGGAGATGGCTGCCCGCCTGATTTATATCAAGACCGTATCTCTACTGCCCCGCCATGAGGAGGCAGAAACCTTAAAAAAAGAGTTGACCGGCGAACTGATTGAATACCGGGACTGCAAATTAATGGCAAAGGAACTGAGCGCCCACACAGACGGTTTTGACCGCTATGTGCGCACGCCTCAGGAGGGGTATGTAAACTATGCCTACGAGCGATTCCACGAAGGGGAGGAGCTTTTGCAGGCGTATATCAACGCTGCCGGGCGCGCCCAGCGCAAGCTGCCGCCGCCGTTGGACAGCTTTAAGGTGATTGTGGCGCGCAAGTTTGTAAATGTGGCGTCTAAGGTACAGACGGTACTGCGCAAGCTGTGGAACGGCAAGAAAGTGCGCTTTTTGTCCCTCTTTCAGGACGCCCAAACTCGCAGCGATATGGTCGCTACCTTTTTAGCGGTGCTGGAACTGGCTAAAACCAAGAAGATCACCATTGACGGGACCATGGAGGACCCGGATGTGCAAATCATAAACGAGGTAAATACCGTTGAGTGA
- the scpB gene encoding SMC-Scp complex subunit ScpB, which translates to MSEKNNTIAQLEAMLFAAGDPVEPEKLADVLKLDIENVIKMLGYLEAKYDESGSGLRLIRVDGKYQICTREAYADGVRALLEIKKNTPLSPAAFEVLAIVAYNKAVTRSFVEQVRGVDCSGPISGLVQKGLIEEKGRLDLPGRPLVYGTTDRFLRCFSLNSLDDLPDLPSTEEVEQIAKDNGQTSLFEKEGGKDDPLAAAADALESANNDDEKEI; encoded by the coding sequence TTGAGTGAGAAGAACAACACCATTGCCCAGTTAGAGGCCATGCTTTTTGCTGCCGGAGATCCGGTAGAGCCGGAAAAGCTGGCGGATGTGCTAAAATTGGATATTGAAAATGTGATCAAAATGCTTGGGTATTTGGAGGCCAAATACGACGAGAGCGGCAGCGGACTGCGGCTGATCCGCGTAGACGGCAAGTACCAAATCTGCACCAGAGAAGCCTATGCGGACGGTGTGCGTGCCCTACTGGAGATCAAAAAAAATACGCCTCTCAGCCCGGCCGCATTTGAAGTTTTGGCTATTGTGGCGTATAATAAAGCGGTGACTCGCTCCTTTGTGGAGCAGGTGCGCGGCGTGGATTGCTCCGGTCCCATCTCCGGTTTGGTGCAAAAAGGCTTGATCGAGGAGAAGGGGAGACTGGACCTGCCAGGCCGCCCGTTGGTGTATGGCACCACAGATCGGTTTTTGCGCTGCTTTTCCCTGAATTCCCTGGACGATTTGCCGGATCTGCCATCCACAGAGGAAGTGGAGCAGATTGCCAAGGATAACGGCCAAACCTCCCTGTTTGAGAAAGAGGGCGGCAAGGACGACCCGCTGGCTGCAGCGGCTGACGCGCTGGAAAGTGCCAATAATGACGATGAAAAAGAGATCTGA
- a CDS encoding DUF2953 domain-containing protein, producing the protein MKIFLIIVGVLVVLIALLMSLSATLTLIYDGGWHTSVQVLFIKKDIVLSQILSFILFPEKSADQAKKKGKEKKESKEDTTEPTPENAPTEDEKATQAVPEKSESEKAPAKAEEKPKKPNYFQQLWDKDGVIGYLLLISNLVETASSAVTTLFRGFHIYSLYVKMIIGGADAADIAEKYGTLCSFYYPVKGMILNGMKVDQYDDYIQPDFIAPRSEYEFQLIGSLSVGLLVRMLLRAGIVFLKNFIKDK; encoded by the coding sequence TTGAAAATCTTTTTGATTATAGTGGGTGTGCTGGTGGTGCTCATCGCACTGCTGATGTCTTTGTCTGCCACCTTAACTTTGATCTATGACGGCGGCTGGCATACCAGTGTACAAGTGCTGTTCATTAAGAAAGACATTGTGCTGTCCCAGATTCTTTCCTTTATCCTGTTCCCGGAAAAATCCGCCGATCAGGCTAAGAAAAAGGGCAAGGAGAAAAAAGAAAGCAAGGAAGACACCACGGAGCCTACGCCGGAAAATGCGCCTACGGAAGACGAGAAAGCGACCCAGGCTGTGCCGGAAAAATCGGAGAGCGAAAAGGCACCCGCAAAAGCGGAAGAAAAGCCCAAAAAGCCCAACTACTTCCAGCAGCTTTGGGACAAGGACGGCGTGATCGGTTACTTGCTGTTGATCAGCAATTTAGTGGAAACTGCGTCTTCTGCGGTAACAACTTTATTTAGGGGCTTCCATATTTATTCATTATATGTTAAAATGATTATCGGCGGCGCAGATGCCGCAGATATAGCTGAGAAGTACGGCACCCTCTGTTCGTTCTATTATCCCGTTAAGGGCATGATCTTAAACGGCATGAAGGTGGACCAATACGATGATTACATACAGCCGGATTTTATCGCACCCCGCTCGGAGTACGAGTTCCAGCTCATCGGCAGTCTCAGCGTCGGTCTTTTGGTGCGTATGCTCCTGCGGGCCGGTATCGTCTTTTTAAAAAATTTTATTAAAGATAAGTAA
- the ytfJ gene encoding GerW family sporulation protein: MKETPVNKIMENTLEKMREMVDVSTIIGDPMVTGDTTLIPVSKVTYGFTSGGTDLPTKQQNQELFGGGGGGGITITPVAFIVIEKGKCRMMQINNYTSSADRAVSMIPELVDKLTELLKAKDGKADEAETPAAE, encoded by the coding sequence ATGAAAGAAACTCCGGTAAACAAGATTATGGAAAACACGCTGGAAAAAATGCGTGAAATGGTAGATGTTTCTACCATCATCGGCGATCCGATGGTCACCGGCGACACCACGCTTATTCCGGTATCTAAAGTGACTTACGGCTTTACCAGCGGCGGTACGGATCTGCCCACCAAGCAGCAGAATCAAGAGCTGTTCGGCGGTGGCGGCGGCGGTGGCATCACCATTACCCCGGTGGCCTTTATCGTGATCGAAAAGGGCAAGTGCCGTATGATGCAGATCAACAATTACACTTCCTCTGCGGATCGTGCTGTGTCTATGATTCCGGAGTTGGTAGACAAACTCACCGAGCTGCTGAAAGCCAAGGACGGCAAAGCAGACGAGGCGGAGACCCCCGCGGCCGAATAA
- a CDS encoding D-alanyl-D-alanine carboxypeptidase gives MYVKKRIFAVLLCLFLLVPMPALASTSAQSAVVMDAAGHTVLYEQNAYEERPMASTTKIMTAYLACAAGDLQRTVPITAAMLEDTEGSSLGLHVGDRITLYDLVVGMLLVSGNDAANAAAIFLSGSTKAFAARMNSAAKEMGMHHTRFVTPSGLDRGDHHSTAYDMALLTAHALQNKTFAEICAAPRAKMTINGKTKTVYNHNRLLTSLDGCVGVKTGYTERAGRCLVSAVKYKGNTLICVTLSDPDDWVDHRRLLDTCKKQYTTYKLDRRVQVPVVGGRESYVTAELRYSQTALNATYTVRLYYYPFVYAPVKKGDVIGYACINQIIVPMRAQEDIEIYATEE, from the coding sequence TTGTATGTAAAAAAGCGTATTTTTGCCGTTCTCTTATGTTTGTTTTTGCTGGTGCCGATGCCGGCGCTGGCGTCCACCAGCGCCCAAAGCGCCGTGGTGATGGATGCTGCCGGACACACGGTGCTGTATGAACAAAATGCCTATGAAGAACGGCCCATGGCCTCGACCACCAAAATTATGACCGCCTACCTGGCTTGTGCAGCCGGGGACTTGCAGCGAACGGTGCCTATAACAGCCGCTATGCTGGAAGACACAGAGGGCTCGTCCTTGGGATTGCATGTGGGGGATCGAATCACTTTGTACGATCTGGTGGTAGGCATGCTGTTGGTCAGCGGCAACGACGCTGCCAATGCGGCTGCAATCTTTCTTTCCGGCAGTACCAAGGCGTTTGCAGCCAGAATGAACAGTGCGGCCAAGGAAATGGGTATGCACCACACCCGCTTTGTGACCCCCTCCGGGCTGGATCGGGGCGATCATCATTCCACCGCTTACGACATGGCGCTGCTGACGGCTCACGCCCTTCAGAATAAGACCTTTGCCGAAATTTGCGCCGCGCCCAGAGCCAAAATGACCATCAACGGCAAAACAAAAACGGTATACAATCACAATCGGCTGCTCACTTCGCTGGATGGTTGCGTAGGCGTAAAAACCGGGTATACGGAACGGGCAGGGCGGTGCCTGGTGAGTGCTGTCAAATATAAGGGGAACACGCTGATCTGCGTAACCCTATCCGATCCGGATGACTGGGTGGATCACCGCCGGCTGCTGGACACCTGTAAAAAGCAGTACACCACCTACAAGCTGGACCGCCGTGTGCAGGTGCCGGTAGTGGGCGGCAGGGAGTCCTATGTGACCGCCGAGTTACGGTACAGCCAAACGGCGCTGAACGCCACTTATACCGTGCGGCTCTATTACTATCCTTTTGTTTATGCGCCGGTGAAGAAGGGCGATGTGATCGGCTACGCTTGTATTAATCAAATAATCGTGCCTATGCGGGCACAGGAGGATATTGAAATTTATGCCACAGAAGAATGA
- a CDS encoding rRNA pseudouridine synthase: MPQKNEERLQKYLAECGVASRRKSEELIAAGKVKVNGHVAQIGDKIDPRRDLVTVRGKKVRKTQRNYYILLHKPRGYVTTVSDELGRKTVMDLVRDIDARLYPVGRLDKDSEGLLLLTNDGAFANALTHPCHAYSKKYRVTIRGKVDDSALLQLREGIDLDGRMTAPCDVTVLTAEENRTVLEFVLHEGRNRQIRRMCEAVELEVIRLKRIAVGSLKLGMLPVGKWRELTDNEVQKLMRSGALQTEDTKK, translated from the coding sequence ATGCCACAGAAGAATGAAGAACGACTGCAAAAGTACCTGGCCGAGTGCGGCGTGGCTTCTCGCCGAAAGAGCGAGGAGCTGATCGCTGCCGGTAAGGTGAAGGTCAATGGCCATGTAGCCCAAATCGGCGACAAGATCGACCCGCGCAGAGATCTGGTAACCGTGCGGGGGAAGAAAGTGCGCAAAACCCAGCGGAATTACTATATTTTACTGCACAAGCCCCGGGGCTATGTGACCACCGTGTCCGACGAATTAGGCCGTAAAACGGTGATGGATCTGGTGCGGGATATTGACGCCCGCCTGTATCCGGTAGGAAGGCTGGACAAAGACTCAGAGGGTTTGCTGCTGCTCACCAATGACGGTGCGTTTGCCAATGCCCTGACCCACCCTTGTCATGCGTACAGTAAAAAATACCGGGTGACCATTCGCGGCAAGGTAGACGACAGTGCGCTGCTGCAACTGCGAGAAGGGATTGATCTGGACGGCCGTATGACCGCCCCTTGTGATGTGACCGTCCTGACCGCAGAGGAGAACCGTACGGTGCTGGAATTTGTGCTTCACGAGGGGCGCAACCGCCAAATCCGGCGTATGTGCGAGGCAGTGGAACTGGAAGTGATTCGCTTAAAGCGTATTGCCGTAGGCTCCTTAAAGCTGGGTATGCTGCCGGTAGGGAAGTGGCGAGAGCTGACGGACAATGAGGTGCAAAAACTCATGCGCTCCGGTGCGCTGCAAACGGAGGACACAAAGAAGTGA